One window of uncultured Methanoregula sp. genomic DNA carries:
- a CDS encoding metallophosphoesterase — MKDVLLIADLHGQFGKIDSFLELNPEAVFIAGDITNMGPVDAVDDMLARIDVPCFVVPGNCDPREIIETLEHSDAVCMHGSQINLGKMTIVGVGGSNPTPFGTPFELTDKQIDDVLNSAMKKMEKTVHNVLLTHAPPFETLDKPAGEHIGSHSIRKHMKSFDLVCCAHIHEARGIMEVDGVKIVNPGPAMDGHCAMIHFGNDARDIKIELLTV; from the coding sequence ATGAAAGATGTGCTATTGATAGCAGATCTCCATGGTCAATTCGGTAAAATTGATTCATTTCTGGAATTGAATCCGGAAGCGGTATTTATTGCAGGCGATATCACCAATATGGGTCCCGTTGACGCTGTCGATGACATGCTGGCACGGATAGACGTGCCATGTTTTGTTGTTCCCGGCAACTGTGATCCGCGTGAGATCATCGAGACGCTCGAACACTCCGATGCCGTGTGTATGCACGGCTCGCAGATCAACCTGGGGAAGATGACCATTGTCGGTGTCGGCGGTTCAAACCCGACACCCTTTGGTACCCCGTTCGAGCTGACCGACAAGCAGATAGATGACGTGTTGAACAGCGCTATGAAAAAGATGGAAAAGACGGTCCACAATGTCCTTCTTACCCATGCCCCACCCTTTGAAACCCTCGACAAACCTGCCGGGGAACACATCGGGAGCCACAGCATCAGGAAACACATGAAGTCGTTTGACCTCGTGTGCTGTGCTCACATTCACGAAGCCCGGGGCATCATGGAAGTTGACGGCGTAAAGATTGTCAACCCCGGCCCGGCAATGGATGGCCACTGCGCCATGATCCATTTCGGGAACGATGCACGGGATATCAAGATTGAACTGCTGACCGTTTAG
- a CDS encoding IPT/TIG domain-containing protein, with the protein MNKSWGIISIILVILFAGVLFMGCSSSDTSSPSASTTTASVTTAAASTGHLYSAGDIIKNPKSSSATALLIISYDAGADTYERAYIYPNGDGSWGYRMDTKTEKISRSTIEKVYTEKVGTKTVSAVPIQTPTPAVTPTQVYTTQTTTASATATTASLSAPHITSIDPSDGNTGTTVSITNLVGTNFQSGATVTLVKIGSGTINATSVVFTSSSLLSCTVAIPSDAATGNWDVKVTNPDGQFHQYSTGFTVHQGTTSTSTTTTTSSSSTTTTTTATTATLSGVSPAVVATGGSDTYQTLVISGTNFGSVSNIKLTNSAGNTITGTGFYAASTNQAQASFTIPGGANGAWTVSIVDSSGNVLASLSGALTVQ; encoded by the coding sequence ATGAACAAGTCATGGGGAATAATTTCAATAATTCTGGTAATCCTGTTTGCCGGAGTCCTGTTCATGGGATGTTCGAGCAGTGATACGTCATCACCCTCGGCTTCAACTACAACGGCCAGCGTCACCACCGCAGCGGCATCGACAGGTCACCTGTATTCTGCGGGAGATATCATAAAGAACCCGAAATCCTCTTCTGCCACGGCACTGCTGATCATCAGCTACGATGCCGGTGCGGATACGTATGAACGGGCCTACATCTACCCCAACGGTGACGGGAGCTGGGGCTACCGGATGGATACCAAGACCGAGAAGATAAGCCGGTCGACTATTGAAAAAGTGTACACTGAAAAGGTAGGAACCAAAACCGTATCGGCAGTTCCCATCCAAACGCCTACCCCTGCCGTTACACCGACTCAGGTATATACAACACAAACCACTACGGCTTCAGCAACTGCGACTACTGCCTCCTTATCGGCACCTCATATTACGAGTATCGATCCCAGTGATGGGAATACCGGGACAACCGTATCCATAACAAATCTGGTTGGAACTAATTTTCAGTCGGGCGCCACCGTAACTCTAGTAAAAATCGGAAGTGGGACTATTAATGCGACCAGCGTTGTTTTCACGTCTTCAAGTCTTTTATCATGCACCGTCGCCATTCCTTCTGATGCAGCGACTGGCAACTGGGATGTTAAGGTGACAAACCCGGATGGACAGTTCCACCAATATTCCACTGGATTTACCGTTCATCAGGGTACAACCTCAACGTCAACGACAACCACAACCTCGTCCTCATCAACGACTACGACTACTACAGCAACTACGGCTACATTGAGCGGCGTTTCTCCGGCAGTAGTTGCAACCGGGGGATCAGATACATACCAAACATTGGTTATATCTGGGACAAATTTCGGATCTGTTTCAAATATCAAGCTTACAAATAGCGCCGGCAACACGATTACCGGAACCGGTTTCTACGCAGCCAGCACAAATCAGGCCCAGGCGTCTTTTACTATACCTGGTGGGGCAAATGGTGCATGGACCGTATCGATTGTGGATTCCAGTGGAAATGTTCTTGCCTCTCTATCCGGTGCATTGACCGTCCAGTAA
- a CDS encoding YfhO family protein has translation MVPLLSRITGLLLQYKELILLGILTGIFFFPILIHPDQMIYPPGNVVGNDITAQYSFWRSFFGTTIQNNEGIPFWNPFVFSGTPFIGNPQAEIFCPFLWPFLVFNSDLLFGWLCILEIFLLGAFTFVFARSLNLSKYASLFSAVSFMFSGTVILRIYAGHLSILDTLVWFPLVLLFYERSFTHNRIINGVCAGIAMALMLLGGSFQIALYGIFVCFVYLIARTFFFTAPESVKDKIQHFALVVFISVLICVAVSAVQVLPIGEFSPISNRGGGVSNSFSSAFSLPPTALDTIIFPDAYGNPLGPVSPIIVNPPVSYWEWGLYLGIPPLLFGAIALFFRQNRQLLLFLILALFSLLFSFGSFFPLYGLFCQFIPGFSMFRIPSRMLFVFTFSLAMIAGFGIDAVFNQRPSIKNRFVSFFGKPVNYLICVCIAAVCTCIIAVSLLNPIIEQKFVSPLFFGLITFIAVFCLAPVFQKNNKPEKKWIGFLKIVIIAILVIDLFMFGMRFIDTKSPAEVFKNPNFVPVIKNETEPYFRIYDETELLNQNIAYRNDLYLINGYDPTYLKEYQSFFIQSQSENYSGYYWWMQGAVIKDFDILQRLNVRYIVTNRKYDSDFHIPGLQCVYDDNKVRVYRLNVTYPRAYLIPEPEFGNYTPVSLQPAQIERYSPDTIEVNVTTKDPEYLVLSEVYYPGWNARDNGKSVDVVRYHEIFRAVHLDPGTHRVSFTYFPKILTPG, from the coding sequence ATGGTTCCACTATTAAGCCGTATAACAGGGCTGCTCCTGCAGTATAAAGAACTCATATTATTAGGTATTCTGACGGGCATCTTCTTTTTTCCAATTCTTATTCACCCAGACCAGATGATCTATCCCCCGGGAAATGTTGTCGGTAACGATATAACGGCACAGTATTCATTCTGGAGATCCTTTTTTGGCACAACTATTCAGAACAATGAGGGTATTCCGTTCTGGAATCCGTTCGTATTCTCCGGCACCCCTTTTATCGGGAATCCCCAGGCTGAGATCTTCTGCCCGTTTCTCTGGCCATTCCTGGTATTCAATTCTGATTTGCTTTTTGGCTGGCTGTGCATTCTTGAAATATTTTTACTGGGGGCATTCACCTTCGTATTTGCCCGCTCGCTCAATTTGAGTAAATACGCTTCCTTGTTTTCTGCAGTATCGTTCATGTTCAGCGGGACGGTAATATTACGGATCTACGCGGGCCATCTCTCTATTCTGGATACCCTTGTATGGTTCCCGTTAGTGTTATTATTTTATGAGCGGTCATTTACGCACAACCGGATCATCAACGGTGTTTGTGCCGGAATTGCGATGGCGTTGATGCTCCTTGGAGGCAGTTTCCAGATTGCGTTATATGGAATCTTCGTCTGTTTTGTTTATCTTATCGCCCGCACCTTCTTTTTTACGGCCCCCGAATCAGTTAAAGACAAAATACAACACTTTGCGCTTGTTGTTTTCATTTCGGTTCTCATATGCGTGGCTGTTTCTGCAGTTCAGGTTCTGCCCATAGGGGAATTTTCCCCGATTTCAAACAGGGGCGGGGGTGTCAGTAATAGTTTTTCATCAGCGTTCTCTTTGCCACCCACGGCGCTTGACACCATTATTTTCCCGGATGCTTACGGAAATCCGCTCGGACCGGTCTCCCCGATAATCGTAAATCCCCCGGTCAGCTATTGGGAATGGGGGCTCTATCTTGGTATCCCGCCATTACTATTTGGGGCAATAGCGCTTTTTTTTCGTCAAAATCGACAGTTATTGTTATTTTTAATTCTTGCATTATTTTCCCTGCTGTTCTCATTTGGCTCATTTTTTCCGCTCTACGGTTTGTTTTGCCAGTTTATCCCCGGTTTCTCCATGTTCAGGATCCCATCAAGGATGTTGTTTGTATTTACCTTTTCACTGGCAATGATTGCAGGGTTTGGAATTGATGCAGTTTTCAATCAACGTCCATCCATTAAGAACAGGTTTGTATCTTTTTTTGGCAAGCCGGTAAATTATTTAATTTGTGTTTGTATTGCAGCAGTTTGTACATGCATAATTGCAGTATCGTTACTGAACCCAATAATCGAGCAAAAATTCGTTTCGCCCCTTTTTTTCGGATTGATAACTTTTATTGCAGTATTCTGCCTGGCCCCGGTATTCCAAAAAAACAACAAACCCGAAAAAAAGTGGATTGGTTTCCTGAAAATTGTGATAATCGCCATCCTGGTAATCGATCTTTTCATGTTCGGGATGCGTTTCATCGATACAAAATCGCCGGCAGAAGTGTTCAAAAATCCAAATTTTGTACCCGTGATTAAAAATGAAACAGAACCCTATTTCCGCATTTACGATGAGACGGAACTGCTGAACCAGAATATTGCGTACAGGAACGACCTGTATCTGATCAATGGTTACGATCCAACGTACCTCAAAGAATACCAGTCATTCTTTATTCAGTCCCAGTCGGAGAATTATTCGGGATACTACTGGTGGATGCAGGGTGCTGTTATCAAGGATTTTGATATCCTGCAACGGTTGAATGTACGATATATCGTCACCAACAGAAAATACGATAGCGACTTCCATATCCCGGGACTCCAGTGTGTTTACGATGACAATAAAGTCCGGGTGTACCGACTCAATGTCACCTATCCCCGGGCATACCTTATTCCGGAACCGGAGTTTGGCAATTATACGCCGGTTTCTTTACAACCGGCTCAAATCGAACGGTATTCTCCTGATACGATTGAGGTGAATGTTACTACAAAAGACCCGGAATATCTGGTACTCAGCGAAGTATACTATCCTGGCTGGAATGCACGGGACAATGGAAAATCTGTTGACGTTGTACGGTACCATGAGATATTCCGGGCGGTACATCTGGACCCTGGTACACACCGGGTATCATTTACCTACTTCCCCAAAATACTGACACCCGGATAA
- the cyaB gene encoding class IV adenylate cyclase has product MLEVELKVRIPSLDLVRDQLTERKAEFFGKLHEHDIYYNAPHRDFGETDEAVRVRYTNDHAVVTYKGPKLKKFGLKAREEINFAVESGLAFETMLIRLGFTKTTEVNKWRENYRYNDASIALDSVDELGTFAEIEVIVDDENSDPSEQIGKIAKEIGAVGEPILASYLELLLSKRSAVQS; this is encoded by the coding sequence ATGCTTGAAGTTGAACTCAAAGTAAGGATCCCATCACTCGATCTTGTCCGCGACCAGCTGACGGAACGCAAGGCAGAATTTTTTGGAAAACTGCACGAACACGATATCTATTACAATGCACCCCACCGGGATTTTGGCGAGACTGACGAGGCCGTAAGGGTCCGGTATACCAATGATCATGCGGTAGTCACCTACAAGGGACCCAAACTCAAAAAGTTCGGGCTCAAGGCCCGCGAAGAGATCAACTTCGCTGTCGAATCGGGCTTGGCATTCGAGACTATGCTCATCCGGCTGGGATTTACCAAAACCACGGAAGTGAACAAGTGGCGGGAGAATTACCGGTACAATGATGCATCTATCGCTCTCGACAGCGTTGACGAACTGGGTACGTTTGCCGAGATCGAAGTCATCGTTGATGATGAAAACTCCGATCCATCGGAGCAGATCGGGAAAATTGCAAAAGAGATTGGGGCAGTTGGCGAGCCTATTCTCGCGTCCTACCTTGAACTGCTGCTGTCTAAACGGTCAGCAGTTCAATCTTGA
- a CDS encoding TIGR04013 family B12-binding domain/radical SAM domain-containing protein, whose amino-acid sequence MQVNWRLIHAARNSYAALYAACGKEGHILRPVEVPDRDVTCYSLNSINAPQYLDEIARADCITIAGGPHATACYNELARYADYVIVGEGERTLPRLLDEIARGRSGRIPGVATGDYYEPADTCVRLDAYPAFSELKGYVEISRGCPFSCGYCQTPQIFGHCMRHRSIDETARYANRYGQARFVSPNAFAYGSDGLHPRWEKIEHLFKKISSEIYFGTFPCEVRPEFVCTEALDLVNRYCSNTKLHFGAQSGSDAVLERLHRGHTTSDVIHAAELCREYGITPIVDFIVGFPFETDVDQKETTDLIRWVARFGKVHVHRFLPLPGTPLAGSTARLLLTETENLCGKLALGGKLTGSWNDPEIRFLRRPSNDIP is encoded by the coding sequence ATGCAGGTCAACTGGCGGCTCATCCATGCGGCACGAAACTCGTATGCCGCACTCTATGCCGCGTGCGGAAAGGAGGGTCATATTCTCCGGCCCGTTGAGGTGCCGGACCGTGACGTGACCTGCTACAGCCTCAATTCGATTAATGCCCCGCAATACCTGGATGAAATCGCCCGGGCAGACTGCATCACTATTGCCGGGGGTCCTCATGCCACCGCCTGTTATAACGAGCTTGCCCGGTATGCCGATTATGTCATTGTTGGCGAAGGTGAACGCACTCTCCCGCGACTGCTCGATGAAATTGCCCGCGGCAGGAGTGGGCGTATTCCTGGTGTAGCGACGGGCGATTATTATGAACCTGCGGACACCTGCGTCCGGCTTGACGCATACCCGGCATTTTCCGAGCTGAAAGGGTATGTCGAGATCAGCCGGGGCTGCCCGTTCTCCTGCGGGTACTGCCAGACCCCGCAGATCTTCGGGCACTGCATGCGGCACCGGTCAATTGATGAGACTGCCCGGTACGCGAACCGGTACGGGCAGGCCCGCTTTGTCTCCCCCAATGCTTTTGCCTATGGATCGGATGGCCTGCACCCCCGGTGGGAAAAGATAGAACACCTGTTTAAAAAGATCTCAAGCGAGATCTATTTTGGTACATTCCCCTGTGAAGTCCGACCGGAATTCGTCTGCACCGAGGCACTTGACCTGGTCAACCGCTACTGTTCGAATACAAAACTTCATTTCGGGGCGCAGTCCGGCAGCGATGCGGTGCTGGAACGCCTCCACCGGGGCCACACAACGAGTGATGTTATCCATGCCGCGGAACTGTGCCGGGAGTATGGCATTACGCCTATCGTGGACTTTATCGTGGGATTCCCGTTCGAGACGGATGTAGATCAGAAGGAGACTACTGACCTGATCCGCTGGGTTGCCAGGTTCGGGAAAGTCCATGTCCATCGTTTCCTCCCCCTTCCCGGGACCCCTCTCGCCGGAAGCACCGCGCGGTTACTCCTGACAGAAACGGAAAATCTCTGCGGAAAACTGGCTCTTGGAGGGAAACTGACTGGTTCCTGGAACGATCCGGAGATAAGGTTTTTACGACGCCCTTCAAATGATATACCATGA
- a CDS encoding proteasome-activating nucleotidase, whose protein sequence is MEETAVNNTAPSSELKYQIQVNELEAALLEMKVKVDDLTKENGQLKRENNQLKRMPLFVAVVVDILDNGEIYLRQQGNNQEYLTHAPEDIRPILKPGAKVAVNNALSIVKVIGNIYDSRVRVMELEESPSISYAEIGGLANEIKEVREAVEYPLTKPEIFRRVGVEPPKGILLYGAPGTGKTLIAKAVAHEAKATFIRMSGSELVHKFIGEGAGLVRELFQLARERAPAIIFIDEIDSVGSMRTNDGTSGSAEVQRTLMQLLAEMDGFDNRGDVRIMAATNRADMLDPALLRPGRFDRLIEIPVPDKDARLQILKIHSSKMHIAGVNLEEIALRTEKATGAELEAICREAGMMAVRREADNVGMVDFMDAVRKVRNETVSDNRMYT, encoded by the coding sequence ATGGAAGAGACTGCCGTCAATAACACTGCGCCTTCATCCGAGCTCAAGTACCAGATCCAGGTCAACGAGCTCGAAGCCGCCCTCCTTGAAATGAAGGTGAAGGTTGACGATCTCACAAAAGAAAATGGCCAGCTCAAGCGGGAGAACAACCAGCTCAAGCGCATGCCGCTCTTTGTAGCCGTGGTAGTGGACATCCTTGATAACGGGGAGATTTACTTACGGCAGCAGGGAAACAACCAGGAATACCTTACCCATGCCCCGGAAGATATCCGTCCGATCCTAAAACCCGGTGCAAAAGTCGCGGTGAATAACGCCTTATCAATTGTCAAAGTGATCGGCAACATCTACGACTCCCGTGTCAGGGTCATGGAACTCGAGGAATCGCCAAGCATCAGTTACGCGGAGATCGGCGGCCTTGCCAACGAGATCAAGGAAGTACGCGAAGCGGTGGAATACCCGCTGACCAAGCCCGAGATCTTCCGGAGAGTTGGCGTTGAGCCTCCGAAGGGTATCCTCCTCTATGGCGCACCGGGTACAGGAAAGACCCTGATTGCCAAAGCAGTAGCCCATGAAGCAAAAGCCACGTTCATACGGATGTCAGGGAGCGAGCTTGTCCACAAGTTCATCGGGGAAGGCGCCGGGCTTGTCCGCGAGCTCTTCCAGCTGGCCCGGGAACGGGCACCGGCGATCATCTTCATCGATGAGATCGATTCCGTGGGAAGCATGCGTACCAATGACGGCACTTCGGGCAGTGCCGAAGTCCAGCGTACCCTCATGCAGCTCCTTGCCGAGATGGACGGGTTCGACAACCGGGGCGATGTGCGCATCATGGCAGCAACGAACCGGGCCGATATGCTCGATCCTGCCCTTCTCAGGCCGGGACGATTCGACCGGCTCATAGAAATCCCGGTTCCCGATAAGGATGCCCGGCTCCAGATCCTGAAAATCCACTCGTCGAAGATGCATATTGCGGGAGTCAATCTTGAGGAGATCGCGCTCCGGACCGAGAAGGCAACCGGTGCCGAACTCGAAGCAATCTGCCGCGAGGCGGGCATGATGGCAGTCCGGCGCGAAGCAGACAACGTAGGTATGGTCGACTTCATGGACGCTGTCCGTAAAGTCAGGAACGAGACGGTTTCTGACAACCGCATGTATACCTGA
- a CDS encoding FKBP-type peptidyl-prolyl cis-trans isomerase — protein MAIKEGDFIRLSYTGTVNGSVFDTTDEEEAKKAGIHSKNAIYGPVTICVGQKHVILGLDEELVGKKAGAEGTVSVEPAKAFGDRDPKKVQSYPKNKFSEKPVRGMPVKIEEMGEGTVVDVIGSRVIVDFNAPLAGQTLTYSYKIEEKVAEPLDQFKGLVRLYAGRDMEIAMDGSTVTVTLPPGINYDRRWLLWRGRIIHEGFEQVKGISEITLVETFKKPEKKEE, from the coding sequence ATGGCAATCAAAGAAGGCGACTTTATACGGCTGAGCTATACCGGCACAGTGAATGGCAGTGTTTTCGATACCACCGATGAAGAGGAAGCAAAAAAAGCTGGTATCCACAGCAAAAACGCTATCTATGGCCCGGTCACGATCTGTGTCGGCCAGAAACACGTGATTCTCGGTCTTGACGAGGAACTTGTCGGCAAGAAGGCCGGTGCAGAAGGAACTGTCTCTGTTGAACCCGCCAAGGCATTCGGTGACCGCGACCCCAAGAAAGTCCAGTCATACCCGAAGAACAAATTCAGCGAGAAGCCGGTCCGCGGCATGCCGGTAAAGATCGAGGAGATGGGCGAAGGAACCGTTGTCGATGTCATTGGTTCACGGGTCATTGTCGATTTCAATGCCCCGCTTGCAGGACAGACCCTTACCTATTCCTATAAAATTGAAGAGAAAGTTGCAGAACCCCTCGACCAGTTCAAGGGCCTCGTCCGTCTCTATGCCGGCAGGGACATGGAGATTGCAATGGACGGCAGCACCGTTACCGTAACCCTTCCCCCGGGCATCAATTATGACCGCCGCTGGCTCCTCTGGCGCGGCCGGATCATCCACGAGGGTTTCGAGCAGGTAAAAGGCATTTCCGAGATAACCCTCGTTGAGACCTTCAAGAAACCTGAAAAGAAGGAAGAATAA
- a CDS encoding DUF5804 family protein gives MNILLIQKEGTDLHHTLFSSETSRLVLRFYHPKKRSCGVYISCATISSALSLVAELRWYIRRYVREPLFEWEKGIFFTHELAQDVYYERTAVLGHGWKYRKLYGFKDGKLVSTVPMSPGSTLEEYHQEYAGITHAIEIWCREDEVEEGELISLEDTEKFQENRVN, from the coding sequence ATGAATATCCTCCTGATCCAGAAGGAAGGCACCGACCTTCACCACACCCTTTTTTCATCAGAAACGAGCAGGCTGGTCCTGCGGTTTTATCACCCAAAGAAGAGATCCTGCGGGGTGTATATTTCCTGTGCAACGATCAGCAGCGCCCTCTCCCTCGTGGCTGAACTGCGCTGGTATATCCGGCGGTACGTCCGGGAACCGCTCTTCGAATGGGAGAAAGGGATTTTTTTCACCCACGAGCTTGCCCAGGATGTCTATTACGAGCGGACAGCGGTGCTCGGGCACGGCTGGAAGTACCGGAAACTGTACGGGTTCAAGGACGGGAAACTGGTGAGCACGGTTCCCATGAGCCCGGGTTCCACTCTCGAAGAATATCACCAGGAATATGCCGGCATTACCCATGCGATCGAGATCTGGTGCCGGGAAGACGAGGTGGAAGAGGGCGAACTAATCTCCCTTGAGGATACTGAAAAATTTCAGGAAAACAGGGTGAATTAG
- a CDS encoding DUF126 domain-containing protein, whose product MFIFNHLCGVILLIRGRGISRGTGSGELLVSPAPISFLSGVDPATGIIVEKGHPKQGACISGRVLAFPYGKGSTVGSYVLYALSRNGHAPAAIINTEAEPIIATGAIIGEIPMIDRIDIPLGQLKDGTPVTVNGETGEMEYTGSLAGA is encoded by the coding sequence ATGTTCATCTTCAACCATTTATGTGGTGTGATTTTGCTAATCAGGGGAAGAGGTATATCCCGGGGTACGGGAAGCGGGGAGCTTCTCGTGAGCCCGGCACCGATATCGTTCCTGTCCGGCGTAGACCCGGCTACAGGAATCATTGTTGAGAAAGGGCACCCGAAACAGGGCGCATGTATATCTGGCAGGGTGCTTGCCTTTCCTTACGGGAAAGGGTCAACGGTGGGATCCTATGTCCTGTATGCCCTGAGCAGGAACGGGCACGCGCCTGCAGCTATCATCAATACCGAGGCAGAACCAATCATCGCAACCGGCGCTATCATTGGGGAGATCCCGATGATCGACCGCATCGATATCCCGCTCGGCCAGCTCAAAGACGGTACGCCGGTGACCGTTAATGGAGAAACGGGTGAGATGGAATACACCGGATCCCTGGCCGGGGCCTGA
- a CDS encoding proteasome-activating nucleotidase, with the protein MMERVGNLESRNLELREQLRQVEADKRYIETQKIRYEREVRKLKSESEQLRSPPLIIGTVTDVVDAGRVIVRSSAGPRFLVRSSPSINAEDLKPGARCTLNQQSLAIVELLPTSFDSAVYGMELVDSPQETYADIGGLEAQINEIKEAVELPLKRPELFLRIGIDPPKGVLLHGPPGTGKTLLAKAVAHETNAHFMRVVGSELVQKYIGEGARLVRELFDLAKKKAPTIIFIDEIDAVGASRTEANTSGDREVQRTLMQLLAGMDGFENRGDVKIIGATNRIDILDKALLRPGRFDRIIEIPLPDETGRLSILNVHCRALTVDKDVDLGEVARQTEGKNGADLHAICMEAGMFAIRKDRPAITQEDFLAAIAKVGLDFNRGSFDGEGAMFA; encoded by the coding sequence ATGATGGAGCGTGTAGGCAATCTTGAATCCCGCAATCTCGAACTCCGTGAACAACTCCGGCAGGTCGAGGCAGACAAGCGGTATATCGAGACCCAGAAGATCCGGTATGAGCGGGAAGTCAGAAAGCTCAAGAGCGAGAGCGAGCAGCTCAGGAGCCCCCCGCTCATCATTGGTACGGTAACTGATGTGGTGGATGCGGGAAGGGTTATCGTGCGGTCCAGCGCGGGACCCCGGTTCCTGGTCCGGAGTTCACCGTCCATTAATGCGGAGGATCTCAAACCGGGCGCCCGCTGCACGCTCAACCAGCAGTCGCTCGCCATTGTGGAACTCCTCCCCACATCGTTCGATTCTGCGGTCTACGGTATGGAACTCGTTGACTCCCCGCAGGAGACCTATGCAGATATCGGCGGCCTGGAAGCCCAGATCAACGAGATCAAGGAAGCCGTGGAACTGCCGCTGAAGCGCCCCGAACTCTTCCTGCGGATCGGTATCGATCCCCCGAAAGGTGTCCTTCTTCACGGGCCGCCAGGCACGGGAAAGACCCTGCTCGCAAAAGCTGTGGCGCACGAGACAAACGCCCACTTCATGCGGGTCGTCGGCTCCGAGCTGGTCCAGAAATATATCGGCGAGGGTGCACGGCTCGTCCGCGAACTCTTTGACCTTGCCAAGAAGAAGGCGCCGACCATCATTTTCATCGATGAGATCGATGCGGTCGGCGCAAGCCGGACCGAAGCGAACACTTCCGGCGACCGCGAAGTCCAGCGCACGCTCATGCAGCTGCTGGCCGGCATGGACGGGTTCGAGAACAGGGGAGATGTGAAGATCATCGGTGCAACGAACCGGATCGATATCCTTGACAAGGCCCTGCTCCGTCCCGGCCGCTTCGACCGGATCATCGAGATTCCCCTGCCGGACGAGACCGGCCGCCTTTCCATCCTGAACGTGCACTGCAGGGCGCTGACGGTTGACAAGGATGTCGATCTTGGGGAAGTTGCCCGCCAGACCGAAGGTAAAAACGGCGCAGACCTCCATGCTATCTGCATGGAAGCCGGGATGTTTGCGATACGGAAGGATCGCCCGGCCATCACCCAGGAGGATTTCCTTGCCGCCATTGCGAAAGTCGGCCTGGATTTCAACCGGGGTTCTTTCGATGGCGAAGGCGCGATGTTTGCATAA
- a CDS encoding mRNA surveillance protein pelota: protein MKAEYGELKGNDGEIRLFPESIDDLWHLQHIICTGDLVFATTFRSVDAAGDKIRPEKVEKRPVRLGVRVERLEFSEHGVRLRLTGIIEQGVDTGAHHTINVETGYEISVIKHWRPLDLERIERAVKASVYGVIHILTLEEGEAELFRLRQYGPESIITITAGSGKGAETESRTGFFEQVLAHVTEISGPLIIAGPGFIKDDFVKFARNRSGAVMEKAVVVETRRIGRGAVQEVIGKGALDKLIEDLQLSREVRLMDEVLLRISQEGAVAYGLKEVREAIGYGAAEQILIADTLLRDQEIARLIEQAESMKATVVVLSSCFEPGERLVALGGIAALLRYILAH from the coding sequence ATGAAAGCTGAGTACGGCGAACTCAAGGGAAACGATGGCGAGATCCGGCTGTTCCCGGAAAGCATTGACGATCTCTGGCATCTCCAGCATATCATTTGTACGGGCGACCTTGTTTTTGCCACAACGTTCCGGAGTGTCGATGCGGCCGGGGATAAGATCCGTCCCGAAAAAGTGGAGAAGCGCCCGGTCCGCCTCGGGGTCAGGGTTGAGCGGCTGGAATTCTCCGAACACGGTGTCAGGCTCCGCCTAACCGGTATTATCGAGCAGGGCGTGGATACCGGGGCCCACCACACGATCAACGTGGAGACCGGTTACGAGATCTCGGTCATCAAGCACTGGCGGCCGCTCGATCTCGAACGGATCGAACGCGCAGTAAAAGCCTCGGTGTACGGGGTTATCCACATCCTCACCCTTGAAGAAGGGGAAGCGGAACTTTTCCGCCTGCGCCAGTATGGCCCGGAGAGTATCATAACCATCACTGCCGGCAGCGGCAAAGGAGCGGAAACGGAATCCCGGACCGGATTTTTCGAGCAGGTGCTTGCTCACGTGACCGAGATCTCCGGACCGCTGATCATTGCCGGCCCGGGTTTTATCAAAGACGATTTTGTGAAATTTGCCAGAAACCGGTCAGGTGCGGTCATGGAAAAGGCAGTTGTTGTAGAAACCCGGCGGATTGGCCGGGGAGCCGTGCAGGAAGTGATTGGCAAAGGAGCGCTCGACAAGCTGATCGAGGATCTCCAGCTCTCCCGCGAAGTCCGGCTGATGGACGAAGTCCTTCTCAGGATCTCGCAGGAGGGGGCTGTTGCCTATGGCCTTAAGGAAGTCCGGGAGGCAATCGGGTATGGCGCCGCGGAACAGATCCTGATAGCCGACACTCTTCTCAGGGACCAGGAAATTGCCCGGCTCATCGAACAGGCAGAGTCCATGAAAGCAACGGTCGTAGTCCTCTCATCCTGCTTCGAACCCGGGGAGCGACTCGTTGCCCTCGGGGGAATTGCCGCACTGCTCCGGTATATCCTCGCTCATTAA